One genomic region from Alosa alosa isolate M-15738 ecotype Scorff River chromosome 12, AALO_Geno_1.1, whole genome shotgun sequence encodes:
- the LOC125304207 gene encoding transmembrane protein 144-like isoform X5: MAVLGSLVQACALAFLMQMATAQVYDTSLNLNGWHRGPLVFEGSQGTESNVSEALPNSTNTHLYIKGFIALGFSTIGFGSSLVPIKRTETGNGLFFQWVFCSTMWLESLPVHFLQGSSETWLLSVVAGCLYGIGNLTNVPIIRTIGLGLGFLIWSTFCLLMGWASGRFGWFGLDPQDVASPVLNYIGTGLATVSVVIVLFMKMETRTEDEQAYDVEPLLENDTDKGHDSKLESLVDECILTESKEEAWEDKLSPLKRKIVGCSLAAFAGVLYGCCYTPIIFVKNSAIRNNTHFAGASQYDLDYIFPFMTGACATPALAFFVYCVIMKNRPHLPSKCVLPGTFSCVFGMECILLPRD; encoded by the exons ATGGCAGTCCTGGGGTCCCTTGTCCAAGCCTGTGCTCTGGCCTTCCTGATGCAGATGGCAACTGCTCAGGTCTATGACACCAGCCTAAATCTCA ACGGGTGGCACAGGGGTCCTCTTGTGTTCGAGGGTTCCCAGGGCACTGAGTCCAATGTATCAGAGGCCCTGCCAAACAGCACCAACACACATCTGTACATCAAAGGCTTCATAGCTCTGGGCTTCTCAACCATTGGCTTTGGAAGCTCACTTGTTCCCATCAAACGTACCGAGACAGGAAATG GCTTGTTCTTCCAGTGGGTTTTCTGCTCAACCATGTGGCTTGAGTCTCTCCCTGTGCACTTTCTCCAGGGAAGCTCAGAAACATGGCTCCTCAGCGTAGTGGCAGGATGTCTGTATGGCATAG GCAACCTCACCAATGTACCAATCATAAGGACCATTGGCCTAGGACTTGGATTTCTGATCTGGTCAACATTTTGTCTCCTTATGGGCTGGGCCAGTGGCAG ATTCGGTTGGTTTGGACTTGATCCACAGGATGTAGCAAGTCCTGTGTTGAATTACATTGGGACTGGTCTGGCAACAGTCAG TGTGGTGATTGTGTTGTTTATGAAAATGGAGACTAGGACAGAGGATGAGCAAGCATACGATGTAGAGCCCCTCCTTGAGAACGACACTGACAAGGGTCATGACAGCAAA CTGGAGAGCCTAGTAGATGAGTGCATTCTGACTGAGTCCAAAGAAGAGGCATGGGAGGACAAACTCAGCCCCCTTAAGAGAAAGATAGT GGGCTGCTCTCTGGCTGCATTTGCTGGCGTGCTCTATGGATGTTGTTACACACCAATCATCTTTGTGAAAAACAGTGCAATAAGAAACAACACACATTTTGCAGGTGCCAGTCAATATG ATCTGGATTACATTTTTCCATTCATGACTGGCGCTTGTGCCACACCGGCTCTTGCATTCTTTGTTTATTGTGTAATCATGAAGAACAGACCTCATCTTCCTTCAAAATGTGTCCTGCCAG
- the LOC125304207 gene encoding transmembrane protein 144-like isoform X4, protein MAVLGSLVQACALAFLMQMATAQVYDTSLNLNGWHRGPLVFEGSQGTESNVSEALPNSTNTHLYIKGFIALGFSTIGFGSSLVPIKRTETGNGLFFQWVFCSTMWLESLPVHFLQGSSETWLLSVVAGCLYGIGNLTNVPIIRTIGLGLGFLIWSTFCLLMGWASGRFGWFGLDPQDVASPVLNYIGTGLATVSVVIVLFMKMETRTEDEQAYDVEPLLENDTDKGHDSKLESLVDECILTESKEEAWEDKLSPLKRKIVGCSLAAFAGVLYGCCYTPIIFVKNSAIRNNTHFAGASQYALNSDRSGLHFSIHDWRLCHTGSCILCLLCNHEEQTSSSFKMCPARDLLLCLWHGVYFASERLREPRTSFCLVLFC, encoded by the exons ATGGCAGTCCTGGGGTCCCTTGTCCAAGCCTGTGCTCTGGCCTTCCTGATGCAGATGGCAACTGCTCAGGTCTATGACACCAGCCTAAATCTCA ACGGGTGGCACAGGGGTCCTCTTGTGTTCGAGGGTTCCCAGGGCACTGAGTCCAATGTATCAGAGGCCCTGCCAAACAGCACCAACACACATCTGTACATCAAAGGCTTCATAGCTCTGGGCTTCTCAACCATTGGCTTTGGAAGCTCACTTGTTCCCATCAAACGTACCGAGACAGGAAATG GCTTGTTCTTCCAGTGGGTTTTCTGCTCAACCATGTGGCTTGAGTCTCTCCCTGTGCACTTTCTCCAGGGAAGCTCAGAAACATGGCTCCTCAGCGTAGTGGCAGGATGTCTGTATGGCATAG GCAACCTCACCAATGTACCAATCATAAGGACCATTGGCCTAGGACTTGGATTTCTGATCTGGTCAACATTTTGTCTCCTTATGGGCTGGGCCAGTGGCAG ATTCGGTTGGTTTGGACTTGATCCACAGGATGTAGCAAGTCCTGTGTTGAATTACATTGGGACTGGTCTGGCAACAGTCAG TGTGGTGATTGTGTTGTTTATGAAAATGGAGACTAGGACAGAGGATGAGCAAGCATACGATGTAGAGCCCCTCCTTGAGAACGACACTGACAAGGGTCATGACAGCAAA CTGGAGAGCCTAGTAGATGAGTGCATTCTGACTGAGTCCAAAGAAGAGGCATGGGAGGACAAACTCAGCCCCCTTAAGAGAAAGATAGT GGGCTGCTCTCTGGCTGCATTTGCTGGCGTGCTCTATGGATGTTGTTACACACCAATCATCTTTGTGAAAAACAGTGCAATAAGAAACAACACACATTTTGCAGGTGCCAGTCAATATG CCCTGAATTCCGACAGATCTGGATTACATTTTTCCATTCATGACTGGCGCTTGTGCCACACCGGCTCTTGCATTCTTTGTTTATTGTGTAATCATGAAGAACAGACCTCATCTTCCTTCAAAATGTGTCCTGCCAG
- the LOC125304207 gene encoding transmembrane protein 144-like isoform X2 yields the protein MAVLGSLVQACALAFLMQMATAQVYDTSLNLNGWHRGPLVFEGSQGTESNVSEALPNSTNTHLYIKGFIALGFSTIGFGSSLVPIKRTETGNGLFFQWVFCSTMWLESLPVHFLQGSSETWLLSVVAGCLYGIGNLTNVPIIRTIGLGLGFLIWSTFCLLMGWASGRFGWFGLDPQDVASPVLNYIGTGLATVSVVIVLFMKMETRTEDEQAYDVEPLLENDTDKGHDSKLESLVDECILTESKEEAWEDKLSPLKRKIVGCSLAAFAGVLYGCCYTPIIFVKNSAIRNNTHFAGASQYALNSDRSGLHFSIHDWRLCHTGSCILCLLCNHEEQTSSSFKMCPASFFCRNLAVWKPNCMVFVLLLCWKCCNIPYWYSWTFSCVFGMECILLPRD from the exons ATGGCAGTCCTGGGGTCCCTTGTCCAAGCCTGTGCTCTGGCCTTCCTGATGCAGATGGCAACTGCTCAGGTCTATGACACCAGCCTAAATCTCA ACGGGTGGCACAGGGGTCCTCTTGTGTTCGAGGGTTCCCAGGGCACTGAGTCCAATGTATCAGAGGCCCTGCCAAACAGCACCAACACACATCTGTACATCAAAGGCTTCATAGCTCTGGGCTTCTCAACCATTGGCTTTGGAAGCTCACTTGTTCCCATCAAACGTACCGAGACAGGAAATG GCTTGTTCTTCCAGTGGGTTTTCTGCTCAACCATGTGGCTTGAGTCTCTCCCTGTGCACTTTCTCCAGGGAAGCTCAGAAACATGGCTCCTCAGCGTAGTGGCAGGATGTCTGTATGGCATAG GCAACCTCACCAATGTACCAATCATAAGGACCATTGGCCTAGGACTTGGATTTCTGATCTGGTCAACATTTTGTCTCCTTATGGGCTGGGCCAGTGGCAG ATTCGGTTGGTTTGGACTTGATCCACAGGATGTAGCAAGTCCTGTGTTGAATTACATTGGGACTGGTCTGGCAACAGTCAG TGTGGTGATTGTGTTGTTTATGAAAATGGAGACTAGGACAGAGGATGAGCAAGCATACGATGTAGAGCCCCTCCTTGAGAACGACACTGACAAGGGTCATGACAGCAAA CTGGAGAGCCTAGTAGATGAGTGCATTCTGACTGAGTCCAAAGAAGAGGCATGGGAGGACAAACTCAGCCCCCTTAAGAGAAAGATAGT GGGCTGCTCTCTGGCTGCATTTGCTGGCGTGCTCTATGGATGTTGTTACACACCAATCATCTTTGTGAAAAACAGTGCAATAAGAAACAACACACATTTTGCAGGTGCCAGTCAATATG CCCTGAATTCCGACAGATCTGGATTACATTTTTCCATTCATGACTGGCGCTTGTGCCACACCGGCTCTTGCATTCTTTGTTTATTGTGTAATCATGAAGAACAGACCTCATCTTCCTTCAAAATGTGTCCTGCCAG CTTTTTTTGCAGGAACCTTGCAGTTTGGAAGCCAAATTGCATGGTTTTTGTCTTGCTATTATGTTGGAAGTGTTGTAACATACCCTATTGGTACAGCT
- the LOC125304207 gene encoding transmembrane protein 144-like isoform X3 yields MAVLGSLVQACALAFLMQMATAQVYDTSLNLNGWHRGPLVFEGSQGTESNVSEALPNSTNTHLYIKGFIALGFSTIGFGSSLVPIKRTETGNGLFFQWVFCSTMWLESLPVHFLQGSSETWLLSVVAGCLYGIGNLTNVPIIRTIGLGLGFLIWSTFCLLMGWASGRFGWFGLDPQDVASPVLNYIGTGLATVSVVIVLFMKMETRTEDEQAYDVEPLLENDTDKGHDSKLESLVDECILTESKEEAWEDKLSPLKRKIVGCSLAAFAGVLYGCCYTPIIFVKNSAIRNNTHFAGASQYALNSDRSGLHFSIHDWRLCHTGSCILCLLCNHEEQTSSSFKMCPASFFCRNLAVWKPNCMVFVLLLCWKCCNIPYWYS; encoded by the exons ATGGCAGTCCTGGGGTCCCTTGTCCAAGCCTGTGCTCTGGCCTTCCTGATGCAGATGGCAACTGCTCAGGTCTATGACACCAGCCTAAATCTCA ACGGGTGGCACAGGGGTCCTCTTGTGTTCGAGGGTTCCCAGGGCACTGAGTCCAATGTATCAGAGGCCCTGCCAAACAGCACCAACACACATCTGTACATCAAAGGCTTCATAGCTCTGGGCTTCTCAACCATTGGCTTTGGAAGCTCACTTGTTCCCATCAAACGTACCGAGACAGGAAATG GCTTGTTCTTCCAGTGGGTTTTCTGCTCAACCATGTGGCTTGAGTCTCTCCCTGTGCACTTTCTCCAGGGAAGCTCAGAAACATGGCTCCTCAGCGTAGTGGCAGGATGTCTGTATGGCATAG GCAACCTCACCAATGTACCAATCATAAGGACCATTGGCCTAGGACTTGGATTTCTGATCTGGTCAACATTTTGTCTCCTTATGGGCTGGGCCAGTGGCAG ATTCGGTTGGTTTGGACTTGATCCACAGGATGTAGCAAGTCCTGTGTTGAATTACATTGGGACTGGTCTGGCAACAGTCAG TGTGGTGATTGTGTTGTTTATGAAAATGGAGACTAGGACAGAGGATGAGCAAGCATACGATGTAGAGCCCCTCCTTGAGAACGACACTGACAAGGGTCATGACAGCAAA CTGGAGAGCCTAGTAGATGAGTGCATTCTGACTGAGTCCAAAGAAGAGGCATGGGAGGACAAACTCAGCCCCCTTAAGAGAAAGATAGT GGGCTGCTCTCTGGCTGCATTTGCTGGCGTGCTCTATGGATGTTGTTACACACCAATCATCTTTGTGAAAAACAGTGCAATAAGAAACAACACACATTTTGCAGGTGCCAGTCAATATG CCCTGAATTCCGACAGATCTGGATTACATTTTTCCATTCATGACTGGCGCTTGTGCCACACCGGCTCTTGCATTCTTTGTTTATTGTGTAATCATGAAGAACAGACCTCATCTTCCTTCAAAATGTGTCCTGCCAG CTTTTTTTGCAGGAACCTTGCAGTTTGGAAGCCAAATTGCATGGTTTTTGTCTTGCTATTATGTTGGAAGTGTTGTAACATACCCTATTGGTACAGCT
- the LOC125304184 gene encoding ileal sodium/bile acid cotransporter-like, producing MLNSSIIEVGQVSNTTLDGLGTTLHQALNIILTILLAVVVFALGCTVEIGMVLTHVRRPWGILVGILCQFGVMPLTAFLLALTLNVRPVQAIAILIMGCCPGGTISNIITYWIDGDMDLSITMTSLSTILAMGMMPLCLLVYSRSWVETGSIRVPYIQIGITLVSLIVPVACGVFVNYKWPKAAKVILKVGSVVGCVLLMIVGVASALLYRGSWNTDAAMVIVGLIFPMIGFTAGFTTAILARQPWPRCRTIALETGAQNVQICTTVLQLSFSPQDLVQMFTFPLIYGSFQLTFGLLLITVYQIYKRISTCKSDGSVLPDQALQSCPSANSGQGEVNISFEPDLSVQSSSN from the exons ATGTTAAATAGCAGCATCATAGAAGTGGGCCAAGTGTCTAACACAACTCTGGATGGCCTTGGCACGACCCTCCACCAGGCACTGAACATAATCCTCACCATCTTGTTGGCAGTGGTAGTATTTGCCCTCGGCTGTACTGTGGAGATCGGTATGGTGTTGACCCATGTGCGCCGACCATGGGGCATCTTGGTTGGAATTTTGTGCCAGTTTGGCGTCATGCCGCTCACCGCGTTCCTGCTGGCCCTGACCTTAAATGTGAGACCGGTGCAAGCTATAGCCATTCTTATCATGGGCTGCTGCCCAGGAGGCACCATCTCAAACATTATCACCTACTGGATCGATGGAGACATGGACCTCAG CATCACCATGACGAGTTTGTCCACCATATTGGCGATGGGAATGATGCCACTTTGCCTTCTTGTTTACTCGCGGTCCTGGGTGGAGACCGGCAGCATCAGGGTTCCCTACATCCAAATAG GTATTACTCTGGTTAGTCTAATTGTCCCTGTGGCCTGTGGCGTCTTTGTCAACTACAAGTGGCCAAAAGCAGCAAAGGTCATTTTGAAG GTAGGGTCAGTGGTGGGCTGTGTTTTGCTGATGATAGTGGGCGTCGCAAGTGCTCTGCTGTACCGTGGCTCCTGGAACACAGATGCAGCCATGGTGATTGTCGGGCTCATCTTCCCCATGATTGGCTTCACCGCTGGCTTCACTACTGCTATTTTAGCGCGACAGCCGTGGCCAAG GTGCCGGACAATTGCCCTGGAGACCGGAGCCCAGAATGTTCAGATCTGCACAACAGTGCTCCAGCTCTCTTTCAGTCCACAGGACCTAGTGCAGATGTTCACATTCCCTCTCATCTACGGCTCCTTTCAGCTTACATTTGGCCTCCTTCTAATCACAG TTTATCAGATATACAAGCGGATTTCCACATGTAAATCAGATGGGTCTGTCTTACCTGACCAGGCCCTACAAAGCTGCCCAAGTGCCAACTCTGGACAAGGGGAAGTCAATATAAGTTTTGAGCCTGATTTGTCTGTGCAGTCTTCTTCCAATTAA